Proteins from a genomic interval of Chroococcidiopsis thermalis PCC 7203:
- a CDS encoding efflux RND transporter permease subunit, producing MNLIETAVRWRHGTFVLFCLLAVFGIFSLLSLPLELQPGGDRPEITITTTYPGAAPTEVEDLVTRPIEERMEEVLGVQEITSSSRPGTSAITLEFTWNSDVNERMVDVLNKLQQVEELPAEVNESDVEMVGGNNSPMMWVVLTPRQGFQGNPDRYRDLAEEVIVPRLRRVEGVGQFIIPGGREREVEVRVDPKALFDRNLTIGDVVRVLRENNRDIRGGPLTLGRREYRVRTLSRSQDIQQIAEFVLRRDQSGTVYMRDVATVQMGRKPLESALVFNNTPAVAIGIIRRVGANVPETSRGVRATLAELETQFARQGEGIRFVYNYDENDYIGQSIALVQGNLVSGALLATAVLILFLGSMRTVAVIALTIPTTLITVFIVIAFLGRSLNIISLAGLAFAVGMVVDNAIVVIENVFTHMQQGKGAVRAAIDGTQEVWGAMLGSTLTNVVVFVPLVMVQGEAGQLFADMAIALSCASLFSLFAALTLVPMLSGLFLKQHEAMQMLGVGSREQGGQGGQGGQGGTRGQGGQGGQGRIIANNQQLTTNNRQPSTILQKIESAVFRTSAVFRLFQSKLESFLASTVLWSLGAGRVGRRLILVSIPVILLFTSIFLLPPADYLPEGNRNLVFWVAEPLPGTSIPEAIRLSQPARDFLSQQPEVDRVMFIERPGRRGIAAILKPEFATTNGLADMVDRMRQQSNNFPGYRFLIPTRFSIFQDPGKEFEIQIVGADLQQLSQLETQITEQLRAFPGVRNVRSDYVFGAGELQVIPNRERLAEVGLSEAEVGAMVEAALGGRIASDFIDGKEELDVSVELQNLFVETPEQLRQLPLYTGRGQQVQLADVAEVRETTGPDVINHVNLERSITLTTSLEATAPLGTLVNQTETQVLAPLRANLPAGYRLDLSGSADRLAETLSQLSSAFILSVLIIYLLLVALYRSFLYPVVIMATVPMGMSGGLLSLAIANQIPGVIIPLDMITALGFIILTGVVVNNAILLVDRALQLQAEGEDYDKSLYNATRDRLRAIFMSAGTSVLGMLPLAVVPGQGAELYQGLGIVLTGGLAFSTILTPTVVPAIMGLLRDLSGRKQPSVVSYQLSAVNKEG from the coding sequence TCTTAGGGGTACAGGAAATTACCAGCAGTTCTCGTCCTGGAACCAGTGCCATTACGCTTGAGTTTACTTGGAATAGCGATGTAAACGAGCGGATGGTGGACGTGTTAAATAAATTGCAACAAGTTGAGGAACTCCCCGCAGAAGTTAATGAGTCTGATGTCGAGATGGTTGGGGGCAATAATTCGCCGATGATGTGGGTCGTCCTCACACCGAGACAAGGGTTTCAAGGTAATCCCGATCGCTACCGCGATTTAGCAGAAGAAGTTATCGTACCGAGATTGCGCCGAGTCGAAGGCGTAGGGCAGTTTATCATTCCTGGGGGTAGGGAACGAGAAGTTGAGGTGAGGGTTGACCCCAAAGCTTTATTCGATCGCAATCTAACCATAGGCGATGTCGTGCGGGTGTTACGGGAGAACAATCGCGACATTCGTGGTGGTCCCCTAACGTTAGGTAGACGAGAATACCGCGTGCGGACTCTCAGCCGATCGCAAGACATACAACAAATCGCTGAATTTGTGCTGCGGCGCGACCAGTCGGGTACAGTCTACATGCGGGATGTGGCAACCGTACAAATGGGGCGTAAACCTCTAGAGAGTGCTTTAGTTTTTAACAATACTCCTGCCGTGGCAATTGGAATTATTCGGCGCGTTGGGGCAAACGTACCGGAGACATCTAGGGGAGTGAGGGCAACTCTAGCAGAATTGGAAACCCAGTTTGCTCGCCAAGGAGAAGGTATTCGCTTCGTCTACAACTACGATGAGAATGACTACATCGGACAGTCGATCGCCTTGGTACAAGGGAACTTAGTTAGTGGAGCGCTGCTAGCAACAGCCGTATTAATTCTATTTTTGGGTTCGATGCGGACGGTGGCAGTCATTGCCCTCACTATTCCTACAACCTTAATCACAGTATTCATCGTCATAGCATTTTTGGGGCGATCTCTCAACATTATTAGCTTGGCGGGATTGGCGTTTGCCGTGGGGATGGTTGTAGACAACGCGATCGTCGTGATTGAGAATGTCTTTACCCACATGCAGCAGGGAAAAGGAGCAGTTCGCGCCGCGATCGATGGAACTCAAGAAGTTTGGGGCGCAATGTTAGGTTCTACCCTGACTAACGTTGTGGTGTTCGTTCCCCTCGTCATGGTACAGGGGGAAGCCGGACAGTTATTTGCAGACATGGCGATCGCCCTTTCTTGTGCTTCCCTATTTTCTCTATTTGCTGCATTAACTTTAGTACCGATGCTCTCTGGTTTGTTTCTCAAACAGCACGAAGCAATGCAAATGCTGGGAGTCGGGAGTCGGGAACAAGGGGGACAAGGGGGACAAGGGGGACAAGGGGGAACTCGGGGACAAGGGGGACAAGGGGGACAAGGGAGAATAATTGCCAACAACCAACAACTAACAACCAATAACCGTCAACCATCAACCATCCTCCAAAAAATTGAATCAGCCGTTTTTCGCACTTCTGCTGTCTTTCGGCTATTTCAAAGCAAATTAGAATCATTTTTGGCATCTACTGTACTTTGGTCGCTGGGTGCAGGTCGGGTTGGACGTAGGCTAATTCTTGTCTCTATTCCCGTCATTCTGCTATTTACAAGTATCTTTCTACTGCCTCCTGCTGATTATCTGCCTGAAGGCAACCGCAACTTAGTGTTTTGGGTAGCAGAACCTTTACCAGGAACCAGCATTCCCGAAGCTATTCGCCTATCCCAACCTGCGAGAGATTTCTTGAGCCAGCAACCGGAAGTCGATCGCGTCATGTTTATTGAACGTCCTGGTAGGCGGGGGATTGCGGCAATTCTCAAGCCCGAATTTGCTACTACCAACGGACTTGCTGATATGGTCGATCGGATGCGACAGCAGAGTAACAACTTTCCTGGCTATCGCTTTCTGATTCCGACACGCTTCTCGATCTTCCAAGACCCAGGTAAGGAGTTTGAAATACAAATCGTGGGTGCAGATTTGCAGCAGTTGAGCCAGTTGGAAACGCAGATAACAGAACAACTACGAGCATTTCCTGGCGTGCGCAACGTCCGGTCTGATTATGTCTTTGGTGCAGGAGAATTGCAGGTGATTCCCAACCGCGAACGTTTAGCTGAAGTTGGGTTGTCGGAAGCTGAAGTCGGGGCAATGGTAGAAGCAGCACTAGGTGGTCGCATCGCTTCTGATTTTATCGATGGTAAAGAAGAATTGGATGTTTCAGTGGAATTGCAAAATCTTTTTGTCGAAACTCCAGAACAATTGCGCCAACTGCCTTTGTATACTGGTCGCGGACAGCAAGTGCAGCTAGCAGATGTTGCCGAGGTACGAGAGACAACAGGACCCGATGTCATTAACCACGTCAACCTAGAGCGATCGATTACTCTAACAACTTCCCTCGAAGCTACAGCACCTTTAGGAACATTAGTCAATCAGACAGAAACTCAAGTTTTGGCTCCACTCCGAGCAAATCTTCCCGCCGGATATCGGTTAGATTTATCTGGATCTGCCGATCGCTTGGCTGAAACCTTGTCTCAATTATCCTCTGCCTTTATCCTGTCCGTCTTAATTATTTACTTGCTATTGGTAGCGCTGTATCGCTCCTTTCTCTACCCAGTTGTCATTATGGCAACAGTACCGATGGGTATGAGTGGCGGGTTATTGAGTCTGGCTATCGCCAACCAAATTCCAGGTGTTATCATCCCCTTGGATATGATTACGGCGCTGGGATTTATCATTTTGACTGGGGTAGTGGTAAACAACGCGATCCTCTTAGTAGACCGCGCTTTACAACTCCAAGCAGAAGGCGAAGACTACGATAAGTCTCTTTACAATGCCACACGCGATCGCCTCCGGGCTATTTTCATGTCAGCTGGCACGAGCGTACTAGGAATGTTACCTTTAGCAGTCGTCCCAGGACAAGGAGCTGAATTATATCAAGGGTTGGGCATTGTCCTCACAGGTGGCTTAGCTTTCTCAACCATCCTCACGCCCACAGTCGTTCCCGCCATCATGGGACTGTTACGCGATCTGTCTGGACGCAAACAGCCATCAGTTGTCAGTTATCAGTTATCAGCTGTCAATAAAGAGGGATGA
- a CDS encoding M16 family metallopeptidase: MISDKHLIRNFYRIGLIVIAILFVLIYHPSAIAATAKHYTELEFPPLKQVQIPKYDRYEMPNGMVVYLMPDRDLPLVGGTAIIRTGDRWEPPDRVGLANLTGVVLRTGGTQKHSADELNQLLEQRAAAVEVGISDAFGSASFSALSEDLEMVFGLFAEVLQQPIFAQEKLDLAKTQIRGGIARRNDDPNGIVGREFQKLVYGSDSPYARTVEYATLDNISRQDLVDFYRQYFHPNNLILGIVGDFDSQNMRSLIQKYFGKWKSQPNLSQPQIPTASQSKLGGLYFVDRPQLTQSYVQVGHLGGRFNSPDYPTLDVMNQVLNGFGGRLFNSVRSRQGLAYSVYGVWSPRFDYPGLFVAGGQTRSAATVPFLRAIRTEIEKLQTDIVQPDELQRAKESVLNSFVFNFENPSQTLSRLMRYEYFGYPADFLFRYQRGVQITTAADVQRVAKKYLQPEKLVTLVVGNGTAIQPPLSAIASEVIPIDITIPDAKSG, translated from the coding sequence ATGATCTCGGACAAGCACCTTATCCGTAACTTTTACAGAATTGGTTTAATAGTCATAGCGATTTTGTTCGTACTTATCTACCATCCCTCAGCTATAGCAGCCACAGCCAAGCACTATACAGAATTAGAATTTCCCCCCCTCAAACAAGTACAAATTCCCAAATACGATCGCTACGAAATGCCGAATGGTATGGTGGTGTATTTGATGCCGGATCGGGATTTACCTTTAGTGGGAGGAACGGCAATAATTCGGACAGGCGATCGCTGGGAACCACCAGATCGAGTAGGATTGGCAAATTTAACTGGAGTTGTATTGCGGACTGGCGGAACGCAAAAACATTCCGCAGATGAGTTAAATCAGTTATTGGAACAACGGGCGGCGGCGGTGGAAGTTGGAATTAGTGATGCTTTCGGTTCCGCTAGTTTTAGCGCCTTGAGTGAAGATTTAGAAATGGTATTTGGGCTATTTGCGGAAGTTTTACAACAGCCAATATTCGCCCAAGAAAAGCTAGATTTGGCGAAAACTCAAATTAGAGGCGGAATTGCTCGTCGTAATGACGATCCGAATGGTATTGTCGGGCGGGAGTTTCAAAAGTTAGTTTATGGCAGTGATAGCCCTTATGCGCGAACGGTGGAATATGCGACTTTAGATAATATTTCCCGCCAGGATTTAGTTGATTTTTACCGTCAATACTTTCATCCTAATAATCTGATTTTGGGCATTGTCGGAGATTTTGACTCGCAGAACATGCGATCGCTGATTCAAAAATATTTTGGCAAGTGGAAATCTCAACCCAATCTATCCCAACCCCAAATTCCCACAGCCTCTCAGTCTAAGTTGGGCGGATTATATTTTGTCGATCGCCCCCAATTAACTCAAAGCTACGTCCAAGTCGGGCATTTAGGCGGACGGTTTAATAGTCCCGATTATCCAACATTAGATGTGATGAATCAAGTTTTGAATGGATTTGGCGGGCGATTGTTTAACTCCGTGCGATCGCGTCAGGGTTTGGCTTATTCTGTCTACGGTGTCTGGAGTCCCCGTTTTGATTATCCTGGCTTATTTGTGGCGGGGGGACAAACTCGTTCGGCTGCGACTGTCCCTTTTCTGCGTGCGATTCGGACTGAAATTGAAAAACTCCAAACTGATATAGTTCAACCAGATGAGTTGCAACGTGCTAAAGAGTCGGTATTGAATTCGTTTGTCTTTAATTTTGAAAATCCTAGCCAAACTCTGTCTCGCTTAATGCGATACGAATATTTTGGTTATCCAGCTGATTTCTTGTTTCGCTACCAACGTGGCGTACAAATTACGACTGCGGCTGATGTTCAAAGAGTTGCTAAAAAATACCTCCAGCCAGAAAAACTCGTCACCCTAGTTGTTGGAAATGGTACTGCAATTCAACCACCACTGAGTGCGATCGCTTCAGAAGTCATTCCGATTGATATTACGATTCCCGATGCTAAGTCAGGGTGA
- the map gene encoding type I methionyl aminopeptidase, whose protein sequence is MNILSNLLPQQPAQSQRQKKQRRGIEIKSPREIEIMRQSAKIVATVLKEISEMVQPGMTTADLDAYAEKRIREMDATPSFKGYHGFPASICASVNNEVVHGIPNPKKVLKTGDVLKVDTGAFHQGFHGDSCITIAIGEVSPTATKLIRIAEESLYKGIEQVKAGNYLMDIAGAIQDHVEANGFTIVEDFTGHGVGRNLHEEPSVFNFRTREMPNVKLRAGMTLAIEPILNAGSRFTRILADRWTAVTVDNALSAQFEHTVLVTESGYEILTDRSLV, encoded by the coding sequence ATGAATATTCTCAGTAATCTCCTCCCTCAACAACCTGCTCAATCTCAGCGCCAAAAAAAGCAACGGCGGGGTATTGAAATCAAATCTCCCCGTGAAATCGAAATCATGCGGCAGTCAGCTAAGATTGTGGCAACGGTATTAAAAGAGATTTCTGAGATGGTGCAGCCTGGGATGACGACTGCCGATCTCGATGCCTATGCTGAAAAGCGCATCCGCGAAATGGATGCAACTCCTAGCTTTAAGGGTTATCACGGTTTTCCTGCTTCTATTTGTGCCAGTGTTAACAATGAAGTCGTACATGGAATTCCCAATCCAAAAAAAGTTTTGAAGACGGGGGATGTCTTAAAAGTCGATACAGGCGCTTTCCATCAAGGTTTCCACGGCGATTCCTGCATTACGATCGCCATTGGTGAAGTTAGTCCGACAGCAACTAAACTGATCCGCATTGCTGAAGAATCTCTCTATAAAGGGATCGAGCAAGTTAAGGCTGGAAATTATTTGATGGATATTGCAGGGGCAATTCAAGACCACGTAGAGGCAAATGGTTTTACGATTGTCGAAGACTTCACCGGACATGGTGTTGGTCGAAACTTACACGAAGAACCCTCGGTTTTCAACTTCCGTACTCGGGAAATGCCTAACGTTAAACTCCGTGCTGGAATGACGCTAGCAATTGAGCCAATTTTGAATGCCGGATCGAGATTTACGCGCATTCTTGCCGATCGCTGGACGGCTGTAACGGTAGATAATGCCCTGTCAGCACAGTTCGAGCATACCGTCTTGGTGACAGAAAGCGGTTACGAAATCCTCACCGATCGCTCTTTGGTGTAA
- a CDS encoding plastocyanin/azurin family copper-binding protein, producing MPNLAQAATSTAPSVDLLRQPATEISVSLGTASNELKFVPDSLELSAFKRYKLVLTNPSPQKHYFTAKDFADGIWTQKVEAGNVEIKGAIHELELKPGAKAEWVFVPLKSGKYALRCPIPGHTEAGMKGNIAIAA from the coding sequence ATGCCAAATTTAGCTCAAGCGGCGACGAGTACAGCTCCATCTGTAGACTTGTTGCGTCAGCCAGCGACAGAAATTTCCGTCAGCTTGGGGACTGCTAGTAACGAGCTGAAGTTTGTGCCAGATTCTTTAGAATTATCTGCCTTCAAACGTTACAAACTCGTGCTGACAAATCCTAGTCCGCAGAAACACTATTTCACGGCGAAGGATTTTGCTGATGGAATTTGGACGCAAAAAGTAGAAGCTGGCAATGTAGAGATTAAAGGGGCGATCCATGAATTGGAACTCAAACCGGGAGCCAAGGCAGAATGGGTATTTGTACCTTTGAAATCGGGTAAGTACGCTTTGCGCTGTCCGATTCCCGGGCATACAGAAGCAGGAATGAAGGGGAATATCGCGATCGCCGCCTAA
- a CDS encoding diaminobutyrate--2-oxoglutarate transaminase family protein, translating into MVTIIKRSTPILERQARRESNARTYARNLGLAISEAKGIYVKDVDGKTYIDCLACAGALPLGHNHPAVKQAIYDALNNDLPMQTLDLITPIKDEFVSELFESLPAEFSKNAKIQFCGPSGSDAVEAALKLVKTATGRRAVGAFRGGYHGMTHGSLALMGSLGPKMQVPGLMPDVHFFPYPYHHRYPIGTGDCEQDYQQCSQYLETTLGDPEGGILPLAGLVMEIVQGEGGVIPAPDAWVREVRRITRERNIPLIADEVQTGLGRTGTLYAFERSGIIPDVIVLSKAVGGSLPLAVILYKDELDVWQPGAHAGTFRGNQLAMATGLATIRYIRENQLASYVEQMGMHFQMQLWQIQAEFSHLIADVRGRGLMVGVELSAQVRHLGRQLQAECLDRGLIIELGGRNSSVVRFLPPLIIEAPQIDDVCQIFRDAVAAVAQENI; encoded by the coding sequence ATGGTAACTATTATTAAGCGATCGACTCCCATTTTAGAAAGGCAAGCTCGCCGCGAATCAAACGCGCGAACATACGCTCGAAACTTGGGGTTAGCAATATCAGAAGCTAAGGGCATTTACGTTAAAGACGTAGATGGCAAAACATACATCGACTGCTTAGCTTGCGCGGGTGCATTACCTCTAGGACACAACCACCCAGCTGTCAAGCAAGCAATCTACGACGCACTCAATAACGATCTGCCCATGCAGACATTGGATCTGATCACGCCAATTAAGGATGAGTTTGTTTCCGAGTTATTCGAGTCCTTGCCAGCAGAATTTAGCAAAAATGCCAAAATTCAATTCTGCGGTCCCTCCGGTTCCGATGCCGTTGAAGCTGCACTCAAGTTAGTCAAAACGGCAACAGGTAGACGGGCAGTTGGTGCTTTTCGCGGTGGCTACCACGGCATGACTCACGGTTCTTTGGCACTGATGGGAAGTTTAGGTCCCAAAATGCAAGTTCCAGGGTTAATGCCAGATGTTCATTTCTTCCCCTACCCTTATCATCATCGCTATCCTATCGGTACGGGCGACTGCGAGCAAGATTATCAACAGTGTAGCCAATACCTAGAGACAACCTTGGGCGATCCAGAGGGTGGCATTCTTCCCCTAGCTGGTTTAGTCATGGAAATCGTTCAAGGTGAAGGTGGTGTAATTCCAGCACCGGACGCTTGGGTGCGAGAGGTACGCAGAATTACGCGAGAACGAAACATTCCCTTAATTGCGGATGAAGTTCAAACTGGTCTAGGTAGAACGGGGACGCTTTACGCCTTTGAACGTTCTGGAATCATACCTGATGTTATCGTTCTATCCAAAGCAGTTGGGGGTAGCTTACCGCTAGCAGTCATTCTTTACAAAGATGAATTAGATGTTTGGCAACCAGGCGCACACGCAGGCACTTTCCGAGGCAATCAACTTGCAATGGCGACTGGACTCGCCACCATTCGCTACATCCGTGAAAATCAACTCGCTAGCTATGTTGAGCAAATGGGGATGCATTTTCAGATGCAGTTATGGCAAATCCAAGCCGAATTTTCCCACTTGATTGCCGACGTGCGGGGACGGGGGCTAATGGTGGGAGTAGAACTATCCGCACAAGTCAGACACCTGGGTCGCCAACTTCAAGCTGAGTGTCTCGATCGCGGTTTAATTATCGAACTAGGTGGTCGTAATTCCAGCGTCGTGCGCTTTCTACCACCTTTGATTATCGAAGCACCACAGATTGATGATGTCTGTCAAATTTTCCGAGATGCAGTTGCAGCTGTTGCCCAGGAGAACATTTAA
- a CDS encoding pyridoxal phosphate-dependent decarboxylase family protein — protein MDLQHFLNHNPESLAQYAQTVQQTQKLIQDCLSQQERVFSGLSPATLSEFLTQKILPEQGIPTQQVLQEAVEAIFSHSIAVHHPDCVAHLHCPVLIPSLAAEMLISAFNQSMDSWDQSGAATLLEQNLINFMCQLYGYDANADGTLTSGGTQSNFMALMLARDYALQQRGFTSQLHGLPNLAGRFRILCSEVAHFSVQQSAAILGLGMNAVVRVKVDKNYRLCSQHLVQCLEDIDRQDLIPICIVATAGTTDFGSIDPIAEMTAIAHEHNTWLHVDAAYGGALMLSDRHRQKLAGIHQADSITIDFHKLFYQPIPCSLFLLKDKSRFELMRLNVAYLNPEHNEDEGIPDLVTKSIQTTRRFDAVKPYIAFRALGREFFAGVVDRGIEITQQIAAHIEQDPQLELAVSPEMSTVVFRYRSTNAVNLGIKQALLQTGKAVIGQTEIQGKAYLKFTLINPLVTFDRTVALVEKIKRLGTMLSESPHFLQPAIEAGVGNQKSKVKS, from the coding sequence ATGGACTTACAGCATTTTCTCAATCACAATCCTGAAAGCTTAGCCCAATACGCTCAAACTGTACAGCAAACTCAGAAGTTAATTCAGGACTGCCTGAGCCAGCAAGAACGAGTTTTCAGTGGCTTATCTCCCGCAACTCTCAGCGAGTTTCTCACTCAAAAGATTCTGCCAGAGCAAGGAATCCCGACTCAGCAAGTTTTACAAGAAGCTGTAGAGGCGATCTTCAGCCATTCGATCGCCGTACATCATCCCGATTGCGTGGCTCACTTGCACTGCCCCGTGTTAATTCCCTCTCTAGCAGCAGAAATGCTGATCTCGGCATTTAATCAGTCGATGGACTCTTGGGATCAGAGCGGTGCAGCGACGCTACTAGAGCAGAATTTGATTAACTTTATGTGTCAGTTGTATGGTTACGATGCCAACGCTGATGGCACTCTTACCAGTGGTGGCACGCAGTCAAATTTTATGGCGTTGATGCTAGCGCGGGATTATGCTTTGCAGCAACGTGGATTTACAAGTCAGCTGCACGGGTTGCCAAACTTAGCAGGGCGATTTCGGATTCTCTGTTCGGAGGTAGCACACTTTAGCGTTCAACAATCGGCAGCGATTTTAGGCTTAGGGATGAATGCAGTCGTGCGCGTCAAAGTTGACAAGAACTATCGCCTCTGTTCTCAACATTTGGTGCAGTGCTTAGAAGATATCGATCGCCAAGATTTGATTCCAATTTGCATTGTCGCAACAGCTGGGACGACAGATTTTGGTAGTATCGACCCGATCGCCGAAATGACTGCGATCGCCCACGAACACAACACTTGGTTGCACGTCGATGCTGCCTATGGTGGAGCGTTAATGCTCAGCGATCGCCATCGCCAGAAACTAGCTGGCATTCACCAAGCAGATTCTATCACGATCGATTTTCACAAACTCTTCTATCAACCGATTCCCTGTAGTCTGTTCTTACTCAAAGATAAATCTCGCTTTGAGTTGATGCGGCTGAATGTTGCTTACCTAAATCCAGAGCATAACGAAGACGAAGGCATTCCCGATTTAGTGACAAAATCAATTCAGACCACTCGTCGGTTTGATGCAGTCAAACCATATATTGCCTTTCGCGCCCTCGGGCGAGAATTCTTTGCTGGCGTTGTCGATCGCGGCATTGAAATCACTCAGCAAATTGCGGCACACATCGAGCAAGATCCGCAGCTAGAACTAGCAGTCAGCCCCGAAATGAGTACTGTTGTCTTTCGATATCGCTCCACCAATGCTGTAAATTTGGGCATCAAACAAGCCTTATTACAGACAGGTAAAGCCGTCATCGGTCAGACCGAAATCCAAGGCAAGGCATATCTAAAATTTACCCTGATTAATCCCCTAGTCACCTTCGATCGCACAGTTGCCCTCGTCGAAAAAATCAAACGTCTAGGAACAATGCTGAGCGAATCACCCCATTTCCTCCAACCTGCAATAGAAGCGGGAGTCGGGAATCAAAAGTCAAAAGTTAAAAGTTAA
- a CDS encoding aminomethyltransferase family protein, whose amino-acid sequence MLKPTPVYPRVAALCKSRKWQSWEGYIMADTYNFSIMPEYLAIRNTAALFDFFPLYVYLIRGADAALLLDRLITRNINKCKIGQVMYTALCDAEGKLLDDGTVYRFDETTFQLTTNTPTLDWVQANATGLRVEIQDKTLTTNTLPLQGPKSRTILNQVAATNLDGLKYFNFVETKIRDIPVVISRTGYTGDLGYEVWSDAKDAIALWDILMEAGSSEGIQPAGFYALDLARIEAGLIWYEYDYIPSRQAQTDAEKLSPLEVSLAWTVDFSKASFIGREALLKEKEQGVQRQLVGLELDRQFLHQTYGEQSLFLQDLRTPWRTKFPVRVGEQTIGQVTSGCWSPAGQNYIAIACVSSNYAQATTSLTPKMTVEIHGQTIPTSIKSLPFYDPDHKRSTATSVPTLALA is encoded by the coding sequence ATGTTAAAACCAACACCCGTATATCCTAGAGTCGCAGCACTATGTAAGTCTCGGAAATGGCAGTCTTGGGAAGGTTACATCATGGCAGACACTTATAACTTCTCGATAATGCCTGAGTATTTAGCAATTCGCAATACGGCTGCTTTGTTTGATTTCTTTCCACTGTACGTCTATCTCATTCGCGGTGCAGATGCAGCTTTGTTACTGGATCGCTTGATTACGCGCAATATTAATAAGTGCAAAATCGGGCAAGTTATGTATACAGCTCTGTGCGATGCTGAGGGTAAGTTGCTCGACGATGGTACAGTTTATCGTTTTGACGAAACAACGTTTCAATTGACGACCAATACTCCAACTTTAGATTGGGTGCAGGCAAATGCCACAGGCTTGCGAGTCGAGATTCAAGACAAAACCCTGACAACTAACACCCTACCCTTACAAGGACCGAAATCCCGCACTATCCTAAATCAAGTTGCTGCTACTAACTTAGATGGGCTAAAGTATTTCAATTTCGTCGAGACAAAAATTCGCGATATCCCGGTGGTGATTTCCCGCACGGGTTATACAGGCGATCTCGGTTATGAAGTCTGGTCTGATGCTAAAGATGCGATCGCCCTGTGGGATATTTTGATGGAAGCAGGAAGCTCGGAAGGTATTCAGCCTGCTGGTTTCTACGCGCTGGACTTGGCAAGAATTGAAGCTGGTCTAATTTGGTACGAATACGATTACATTCCCTCCCGTCAAGCTCAAACCGACGCAGAAAAATTGTCTCCCCTAGAAGTCAGCTTGGCTTGGACTGTAGACTTTAGCAAGGCAAGTTTCATCGGTCGGGAAGCATTGCTGAAAGAAAAGGAACAAGGGGTACAGCGACAGTTGGTAGGATTGGAGTTAGATCGCCAGTTTTTACATCAAACTTACGGCGAACAATCTTTATTTCTACAAGATTTGCGTACCCCTTGGCGGACGAAGTTCCCCGTCCGCGTAGGAGAACAAACAATCGGTCAGGTAACGAGCGGCTGTTGGTCGCCCGCAGGTCAAAATTATATTGCGATCGCCTGTGTATCGTCCAACTACGCCCAAGCGACAACTTCCCTCACCCCCAAAATGACTGTAGAAATTCACGGGCAAACCATCCCTACCAGCATCAAATCTCTTCCCTTCTACGATCCAGACCACAAGCGTAGTACTGCAACTAGCGTTCCTACTTTGGCGCTAGCTTGA
- a CDS encoding VOC family protein has translation MHHVSIRTANIHKAIAFYEQLGFTVCDRFTTGYTLACWMEGLGGRIELIQIPQPRPAPDAFGDEHYVGYYHLSFDLTDTATDLPSWLTSVKDRFAQAAETQPEQYQPLKVLLEPTQQQIGDRVYEVAFIADTDSLPLEFIRTLPKLQSV, from the coding sequence ATGCACCACGTCTCCATTCGGACTGCAAATATTCATAAAGCGATCGCCTTTTACGAGCAGTTAGGATTTACTGTGTGCGATCGCTTTACCACGGGTTACACTCTGGCTTGCTGGATGGAAGGATTAGGAGGGCGGATTGAATTAATTCAAATTCCCCAGCCGCGCCCCGCCCCAGATGCGTTTGGTGACGAGCATTACGTGGGATACTATCATCTATCTTTCGATTTGACCGATACTGCTACCGATTTACCAAGTTGGTTAACTTCTGTAAAGGATCGATTTGCCCAAGCTGCTGAAACCCAACCAGAACAGTATCAACCCTTAAAAGTCTTATTAGAACCCACGCAACAACAAATCGGCGATCGCGTTTATGAAGTCGCATTTATCGCCGATACTGATAGTTTACCCTTAGAATTTATTCGGACTTTACCCAAACTACAATCGGTCTAA